Genomic window (Opitutaceae bacterium):
CCATTCGCGCACAAGTGGACAGCTACGGCGGAATTCGCACCACTCTTGACGTGAACCAGCGTCTCGGCGACAGGGCGGCCATCCGGGTCAACGGCCTCTATCAGCTCGGCAAGGACTGGCGCGACGGCATCGACCTTGACCGCCAGGCAGTTCACATCGCCGCCCGGTACCGCCTGACTGAGAAGACCGAAATCCGGGCCGAGACGGAGTGGAGCAAGGAGGAGCGACTCACCTATGCCATCAATCACAGCGACCAAAGCTCCTACTGGACCGGACGCACCGCCGATGTTGTCGGTGCCAATGCCATTCCCGCTGCTGAACGCGCTGCCGCTGGCGTTGCCCTGCAGAGTTCCCAGCCGTATTTCCTCGTCATCCCCGCGGTGCCGAAGGCGGGATATCAGAACTGGCAGAACACATTTCAGACGGTCGGCACCGGGGGCTCGCTGCTCGACACCCCGCGCGCGGACATTCCCAACTCCCCGGTTCTGCCCAGCCGCGAGTTCACCCTCCAGCCACCGGACGGCACGGCCTCCGAGAACTTCAACACCGTGACTGTCTGGCTCGACCACCGTTTCAGCAGAAACCTCGAGGCGCAGTTGTCCTATTACTACTTCGACGATCGCCGTGTCGCCAACACAACCGAGCTGTTCAATGCCCGTCGCGTGGACGTCAACCGGCTTCTTCCCGACGGAACTTCGAATCCGAAGTTCCTCGTTCCGTTCTCCGACGCCGCAGTCGGGCGCCAGCCGCAGTCGCGCACGGTGAATGAGATTCGCGGTCTCGCCTCCTGGAATTTCGCCAGCGACTGGAAGGGGCTCGACCTGAAGCAGCGCTTCACCGTCGCCGGCGGACGCCGCTGGTTCAACTTCGACCTGAACTCCTTCTTTCAGCGGCGCGTCAATGGTCCAAACCCGGACCTCCGCCTCGAGGAGAACATCGTGCGGTACCGGCTCTATTGGGACGAGCCGCGCAAATATCCCATAATGGGTCTTCCCGGCATTCCCGGAGCGGACATCCAGTATCGGCAGGTTTTTTTCCAGACTCACACGGATGACGTGCTCGACTACGCGCAGCTCGTTTCAAACACCACGCTCTGGGATGACCGGATTTCGCTCCTCGGCGGCGTGCGTTACGACACCTTTGACCGCAGCCAGCAAGCTTCCGATCAGCGGCCCACTGGCGCCGTGTTGCTTCCGCCCGTCTCGCAGACCGGCAATTCGACGACCTTCTCGGGAGGGGCGGTGGCCTATCCGTTTCCCCGCGCCAAGTGGATCGGGGTATTCTGGAACTACTCCGAGAACTTCACGCCTGCCACGCCCGGCCTGCCGCGCTTCGACCTGTCACCTTTCGGTCCCACGAGCGGCTCCGGAAAGGATTACGGCATCCGGCTGAATCTCCTTGGCGGCAAAGTTTACGCCTCTTTCAGCCGCTACGACTCCAAGCAGACCGACCGCATCACCGGCACCAACGCCGGCGCCTTGCGCGGCATCTGGCGCGCCATCGGCTACACAGTCACGCTCGACGAGCGGAAGTTCAACATTGACTTCCGTGACACCGAATCCCTGA
Coding sequences:
- a CDS encoding TonB-dependent receptor — translated: MNVRQLCLIPFTLAGAIIASAQTSPDSSTASTTDSQSQELPAFEVRVDEDRGYLAVNSLAGGRTNTPLRLIPSAISAITAEFLEDLAITNIRDSYFWTVNASPGNLRQQETIFGDYEYNIRGVGSGSTVPTRNYFHFYATSDTYNTERFEFARGPNSIVYGDAQLGGQPTTWTKVPRVDRDFRSIRAQVDSYGGIRTTLDVNQRLGDRAAIRVNGLYQLGKDWRDGIDLDRQAVHIAARYRLTEKTEIRAETEWSKEERLTYAINHSDQSSYWTGRTADVVGANAIPAAERAAAGVALQSSQPYFLVIPAVPKAGYQNWQNTFQTVGTGGSLLDTPRADIPNSPVLPSREFTLQPPDGTASENFNTVTVWLDHRFSRNLEAQLSYYYFDDRRVANTTELFNARRVDVNRLLPDGTSNPKFLVPFSDAAVGRQPQSRTVNEIRGLASWNFASDWKGLDLKQRFTVAGGRRWFNFDLNSFFQRRVNGPNPDLRLEENIVRYRLYWDEPRKYPIMGLPGIPGADIQYRQVFFQTHTDDVLDYAQLVSNTTLWDDRISLLGGVRYDTFDRSQQASDQRPTGAVLLPPVSQTGNSTTFSGGAVAYPFPRAKWIGVFWNYSENFTPATPGLPRFDLSPFGPTSGSGKDYGIRLNLLGGKVYASFSRYDSKQTDRITGTNAGALRGIWRAIGYTVTLDERKFNIDFRDTESLTADGYEFEITANPTDNLRLTAGLSLPDTAIVDRLADTKKYNELNRPEWEAARSTGRGVNGYVMTAAERNSLQSNLDALDQTLLTTVAGARLNGTLKYTANFYATYRFTEGGLKNLSVGAGAYLRGKQKIGNTSPQILFKTDNPTPQQRADSAFAYRYAPSYYNVTAHVSWEHRLFGRYHAKYQINVDNLLDDDDPRFYSIITPRVGGIATNPLVEIPGFFNYPEPRKVTFSATVMF